The following proteins come from a genomic window of Sphingobium cloacae:
- a CDS encoding rhodanese-like domain-containing protein yields MFGFKKRDAHREIGPAELDAMLKGGKALLIDVRETGEFAAGHILGAINMPLSGFSPRNIPDPKGRTVVLQCAGGKRSGQALDQCAAAQSAIDTHLAGGIGAWKDAGFPVVGD; encoded by the coding sequence ATGTTCGGATTCAAGAAACGTGATGCCCACCGTGAGATCGGCCCCGCCGAGCTGGACGCCATGCTGAAGGGCGGCAAGGCGCTCCTGATCGACGTGCGCGAGACAGGCGAGTTCGCCGCCGGCCACATACTGGGCGCAATAAACATGCCACTGTCGGGCTTTTCACCTCGTAACATCCCTGATCCCAAGGGCCGGACTGTCGTGCTGCAATGCGCGGGCGGAAAGCGCTCGGGCCAGGCACTCGATCAATGCGCGGCGGCGCAGAGCGCGATCGACACCCACCTCGCTGGCGGGATCGGTGCGTGGAAAGACGCCGGCTTCCCGGTCGTTGGTGATTGA